A genomic window from Triticum urartu cultivar G1812 chromosome 7, Tu2.1, whole genome shotgun sequence includes:
- the LOC125523406 gene encoding uncharacterized protein LOC125523406, which yields MMDTAQYGPWSDLPPELLGLALKRLPSLADRVRLRAVCCPWRSNSMLQPLPLPFPWLTLPDGTFLSIPSGEIHRISLPEGACCQGSIGNWLFLMHNDDVCYLMNPFSNTRLELPKLAKVWKREIFDPDSRFSPIFYKLVVPFPLDSSSCSLVAALIMDNGNCGTLCISKPPIVTESFKDDEHPVLELEDVSFFDGKLYALCGFAQLFIFELDKDLGISFMKCIIHSPGDLGGTLQSSLRVVWMIRQYLVECGGRLLMVIRWFRSMAHPTSDDCFEHDRTIELEVFEADLRTEPVGWRTVSDLDGHALFLGQHSCKSLRAGECTGYQEDCIYFMCDYPWPKYSANPLRDAGVYNVRNETFMPLMSGTAAVPPRHAGQWRPTWFFPPEAV from the coding sequence ATGATGGACACTGCACAGTATGGACCTTGGTCAGATCTTCCGCCAGAACTCCTTGGACTTGCTCTCAAGCGCCTCCCTTCCCTAGCTGACCGTGTTCGTCTAAGAGCTGTCTGCTGCCCATGGCGCTCTAATAGTATGTTGCAACCCCTTCCTCTCCCATTTCCATGGCTCACTCTCCCCGATGGTACTTTCCTCAGCATTCCAAGCGGTGAGATTCACCGCATATCTTTACCAGAAGGTGCGTGTTGCCAGGGCTCCATTGGAAACTGGCTATTCCTCATGCACAATGATGATGTGTGCTACTTGATGAACCCTTTCTCCAACACTAGGTTGGAGCTTCCTAAGCTAGCCAAAGTATGGAAACGTGAAATATTTGATCCCGACTCTAGATTTAGTCCAATTTTCTACAAGTTGGTGGTGCCCTTTCCCCTTGACTCATCTTCCTGTTCCCTTGTTGCTGCACTGATCATGGACAATGGTAATTGCGGTACACTTTGTATTAGCAAGCCACCGATTGTCACTGAGTCGTTCAAAGACGATGAGCATCCAGTTCTGGAGCTCGAGGATGTTTCATTCTTTGATGGAAAGCTGTACGCGTTGTGCGGGTTTGCCCAACTTTTCATCTTTGAATTAGACAAGGACCTTGGTATTTCATTCATGAAGTGCATAATTCACTCTCCGGGTGACTTGGGTGGAACACTTCAATCCTCGTTGAGAGTGGTGTGGATGATAAGGCAGTATCTGGTTGAATGTGGCGGTAGACTGTTGATGGTGATACGGTGGTTTCGCTCTATGGCCCATCCAACATCTGATGACTGTTTCGAGCATGACCGTACTATTGAACTTGAGGTTTTTGAGGCAGATTTGCGCACTGAACCTGTAGGATGGAGAACAGTAAGTGATTTGGATGGCCATGCGCTCTTTCTTGGCCAACATAGCTGCAAGTCCCTGCGTGCTGGAGAATGCACTGGATACCAAGAGGACTGCATCTACTTCATGTGTGACTATCCCTGGCCGAAGTATTCTGCAAATCCTCTTCGCGACGCAGGTGTTTACAACGTCAGGAATGAGACGTTCATGCCGCTGATGTCAGGCACCGCAGCAGTACCACCACGTCACGCTGGCCAGTGGCGTCCGACATGGTTTTTCCCTCCTGAAGCTGTATGA
- the LOC125525075 gene encoding putative disease resistance protein RGA3 codes for MDPIFLASAAATWALNKLLDHLKDSAIKALLRSEGLDREVGPIEVTLMRANLVLGSVPTGSAASGVRIRNKELINHVNKVHQHASFLANELDKVKYQCIKQEVKKKNLENASIFKSKMKSITQVGTSEQKISGYDIRLIKKTADELEKICNDVHEALVVEKLGQIVEATKNMDIDTRETVDSKTETEVVPREEENDIRQLITASASPHQQLLVLPIVGDGGVGKTTLARQVYNDQRVKDKFEMMIWIYVSANFDEVKVTQGILQQIPKCEYKPSTNLNVLQGSIKKHLTGKFLIVLDDMWEESQGRWEKLLAPLRCTEKGGVVLVTTRKLSVANATGRSNAPINLDGMKVDMFWSFFQTCIFGHTDYRGKKLLKIGKEIATKLKGNPLAAKSVGALLGKKPNEHAWRNILDRDEWKIQNETDDIMPALRLSYNHLPDRLQQLFSYCALFPKGYKFDKEQLIRMWVALGFVTHERIPLGDAASYSFDELVYGSFFQKEERYFILHDLMHDVAQEVSAFQCLTIAGPDPQEASQSVHLIRHVGIWTEMVYNEGSMERNETFEEKLDKIQDGDILKSLESFMLVGTYDENFSAKFAKTLEKLQYVRLLRLSMHFNVDALLSSVTKFIHLRYLELRYTSQERKPLPEAICKLYHLLLLDIMHWSGLDDLPKAMSNLVCLRYLLVPGSGSLHSRISRVGQMKFLQELSEFRVQEEKGFEIAQLGSLSEIRGSLSILDLDNVKTKQKASEARIKDKKHLRTLSLSWGSASARESAAVQKEVIEGLKPHDRLAHLHIINYAGASPSWIAMKGLESLHLHNCMGIDVLPPFEEMECLQKLSLIGMSSLRDVDIDMGLEDDELELSEVEIASCSALTSIRLHFGKILTKFDVKDCVALSSIEGLPSSGQRKHYVIQGCPQLPADTV; via the exons ATGGACCCCATCTTCCTCGCATCCGCGGCGGCGACATGGGCGCTCAACAAGCTCCTCGACCACCTCAAAGACTCCGCCATCAAGGCGCTGCTGCGGTCGGAAGGGCTCGACAGGGAGGTCGGCCCCATAGAGGTCACGCTGATGCGCGCCAACCTCGTCCTCGGCTCCGTGCCCACCGGGTCGGCCGCCTCCGGGGTGAGGATCAGGAACAAGGAGCTCATAAATCACGTCAACAAAGTTCACCAGCATGCGTCTTTCTTGGCCAATGAGCTCGACAAGGTCAAGTACCAGTGCATCAAGCAAGAG GTAAAAAAGAAGAACCTGGAGAATGCAAGCATTTTCAAATCCAAAATGAAATCTATCACTCAAGTTGGAACATCGGAGCAAAAAATCAGTGGATATGACATAAGACTGATAAAAAAGACTGCTGATGAACTGGAGAAGATTTGCAACGATGTTCATGAAGCTCTCGTGGTAGAGAAGCTTGGTCAGATTGTTGAAGCAACAAAAAACATGGATATAGATACACGTGAGACGGTAGACAGCAAAACTGAAACTGAGGTGGTCCCAAGAGAAGAGGAAAATGATATTAGACAACTAATAACTGCAAGTGCATCACCTCATCAACAGCTATTAGTTCTTCCAATAGTCGGCGATGGTGGTGTTGGGAAGACAACACTTGCTCGACAAGTGTACAATGACCAACGTGTGAAAGATAAGTTTGAAATGATGATATGGATTTATGTATCGGCTAATTTTGATGAAGTCAAAGTTACACAAGGGATTCTGCAACAAATACCTAAGTGCGAGTATAAACCAAGTACAAACCTTAACGTGCTTCAGGGCAGCATCAAGAAACACTTGACTGGAAAATTTCTAATTGTTTTGGATGACATGTGGGAAGAGAGCCAGGGCCGCTGGGAAAAGCTTTTGGCTCCACTTAGATGTACGGAAAAAGGGGGTGTGGTTCTGGTGACAACTAGAAAGCTATCTGTTGCCAACGCGACGGGCAGATCCAATGCACCTATCAACTTGGATGGCATGAAGGTAGATATGTTCTGGTCCTTCTTCCAAACATGCATATTTGGTCATACGGATTATCGAGGCAAAAAGCTTCTGAAAATTGGAAAGGAAATAGCTACCAAGCTGAAAGGAAATCCTTTAGCAGCTAAAAGTGTCGGCGCACTTTTGGGAAAAAAACCCAATGAGCATGCCTGGAGAAATATATTAGATAGAGATGAGTGGAAGATTCAAAATGAGACGGATGACATCATGCCAGCACTAAGGCTCAGTTACAATCACCTGCCCGACCGTCTTCAGCAATTATTCTCATATTGTGCTCTGTTTCCTAAGGGTTACAAATTTGACAAGGAACAGTTGATACGTATGTGGGTTGCTCTTGGCTTTGTCACACATGAGAGGATACCATTGGGAGATGCAGCAAGTTACAGTTTTGATGAATTGGTATATGGGAGCTTCTTCCAGAAAGAGGAACGGTACTTTATTTTGCATGATTTAATGCATGATGTAGCACAAGAAGTATCAGCGTTTCAGTGCCTTACTATTGCTGGCCCAGATCCTCAGGAAGCCTCCCAATCTGTACACCTCATTCGTCATGTCGGCATCTGGACTGAGATGGTGTACAATGAAGGAAGCATGGAACGTAATGAAACCTTTGAAGAAAAGTTAGACAAGATACAGGACGGAGATATTCTGAAATCTTTGGAGAGTTTCATGCTTGTAGGCACATATGATGAGAATTTCTCTGCAAAGTTTGCGAAGACCCTGGAAAAATTACAGTATGTTCGTTTACTTCGGTTGTCAATGCATTTCAATGTCGATGCTTTGCTATCCAGTGTCACAAAGTTCATCCATCTTCGGTATTTAGAACTCAGGTATACATCTCAGGAGCGCAAACCTTTACCTGAGGCTATATGCAAGCTCTACCACCTACTGCTACTGGATATCATGCACTGGAGTGGTTTAGATGACTTGCCAAAGGCTATGAGCAATCTGGTGTGCTTACGCTATCTCCTCGTTCCGGGGTCAGGGTCATTGCACTCAAGGATATCAAGAGTTGGACAAATGAAGTTTCTGCAAGAGCTCAGTGAATTTCGGGTGCAAGAAGAGAAAGGCTTTGAGATTGCGCAGCTGGGATCTTTAAGTGAGATCAGAGGGTCACTTAGTATCCTTGATCTTGACAATGTCAAAACAAAGCAAAAGGCTTCTGAGGCAAGGATTAAAGATAAAAAACATCTGAGGACACTTTCACTTTCATGGGGTAGTGCAAGTGCAAGAGAAAGTGCCGCTGTCCAGAAGGAAGTAATTGAGGGTCTTAAACCACATGATCGTCTTGCACATCTTCATATCATAAATTATGCAGGTGCTTCTCCATCGTGGATCGCAATGAAGGGATTAGAAAGCCTCCATCTCCATAACTGTATGGGCATAGATGTCCTGCCACCATTTGAGGAGATGGAATGCCTGCAGAAACTGTCCTTGATTGGCATGTCCTCTCTGAGGGATGTCGACATTGACATGGGGCTTGAGGATGACGAGCTCGAGCTAAGCGAAGTTGAAATAGCAAGTTGTTCAGCCTTAACATCCATAAGGCTTCATTTTGGCAAGATATTGACTAAGTTTGATGTTAAAGATTGTGTGGCACTATCTTCCATAGAAGGTTTGCCATCCTCTGGTCAACGGAAGCACTACGTGATCCAAGGATGCCCTCAGCTTCCTGCTGATACTGTCTAA